CTCGGTCCGCTGGAGCTGTGCTACCAATCGTTGCATGAGTGCGGCATGGGCGTGATTGCCGATGGCCCGTTGCTCGACTGCCTGCGCCGCGCCGTCACCTTCGGCCTGTTCCTGGTGCGCCTGGATGTGCGCCAGGACTCCACCCGTCACGCCTCGGCCATGACCGAGATCACCGACTATCTGGGCCTGGGGCGTTATGAGGACTGGGACGAAGACACGCGCATCGGCTTTCTGAGCAAAGAGCTGACCAATCGTCGACCGCTGCTGCCGGGTTATTTCAAACCGTCGGCGGACACCGCCGAGGTCCTGAACACCTGCCGCGAAATCGCCGCTGCCCCGGCCGCGTCGCTGGGCTCCTATGTCATCTCCATGGCCGGCGCCGCGTCGGATGTGCTGGCGGTGCAACTGCTGCTCAAAGAGTCGGGCGTGCAGCGGCCCATGCGCGTCGTGCCGCTGTTCGAGACCCTGGCCGACCTGGATAACGCCGGGCCGGTAATGGAGCGGCTGTTGCAACTGCCGGGCTATCGCGCGCGGCTGCAGGGCCCGCAGGAAGTGATGATCGGTTATTCGGACTCGGCCAAGGACGCCGGCACCACCGCTGCCGCCTGGGCGCAGTACCGGGCGCAGGAACGTCTGGTGGAGATCTGCCGCGAGCAGCAGGTGGAATTGCTGTTGTTCCACGGCCGTGGTGGCACCGTCGGCCGTGGCGGTGGCCCGGCGCATGCGGCGATCCTGTCGCAGCCGCCAGGTTCGGTGGCGGGGCGGTTCCGTACCACCGAACAAGGCGAGATGATCCGCTTCAAGTTCGGCCTGCCGGACATCGCCGAGCAGAACCTCAACCTCTACCTGGCGGCGGTACTCGAAGCCACGTTGTTGCCACCGCCGCCGCCTGAGCCGGCCTGGCGTCATCTGATGGATGAATTGGCGGCCGATGGCGTCAGCGCCTACCGCGCGGTGGTGCGGGAAAATCCGCAATTTGTCGAGTATTTCCGCCAGTCCACACCGGAGCAGGAGCTGGGACGTTTGCCGCTGGGCAGTCGCCCAGCCAAGCGGCGTGCTGGCGGCATTGAAAGTCTGCGCGCGATTCCCTGGATCTTCGGCTGGACCCAGACCCGCTTGATGCTACCCGCCTGGCTCGGCTGGGAAGCGGCATTGAGCAAGGCCCTGGAGCGCGGCGAGGGGCAATTGCTGGGGCAGATGCGTGAGCAGTGGCCCTTCTTCCGCACGCGCATCGATATGCTGGAAATGGTGCTGGCCAAGGCCGATGCTGACATCGCCCGCCTCTATGACGAGCGCCTGGTGCAGCCTGATCTGCTGCCATTGGGCGCGCATTTACGCGACCTATTGTCGCAGGCCTGCGACGTGGTGCTTGGCCTGACCGGCCAGTCGCAGCTGCTGGCCCATAGTCCGGACACCCTGGAGTTCATCCGCCTGCGCAATACCTACCTCGACCCCTTGCACCTGTTGCAGGCCGAATTGCTCGCTCGCTCGCGCCAACGCGAAGCGGCGCAAGGCAGCCCTCTGGAACAGGCGCTGCTGGTGTCCGTCGCCGGTATTGCCGCCGGTTTACGCAACACCGGTTGAGGTTTTTCGCCTGTTCTCAACGGCTTGCGAATCAACCATGACGACCGCCCTGAAGAGGGCGGTCGTTGTTTGAGGAGGTGGGTTGCGCTCGGGCAAACCCTCTGGTTGACGCACGCCGGGCGCGGGTTTCTCCTACTTTCGGCGGCTTGTGTGGTAAGGGCCCGCTGTGTATCTTGATCAGCCTTTGGCCGTTTGATCGGCCTGGAACCATATTTTTACGAGATTGGCCCCACGCGGCGAATCCGAGCGTCATCTCTATAAAAAATTGAGGAGCACATCGATGCGCGTCATTCTGCTGGGAGCTCCCGGGGCCGGTAAAGGTACTCAGG
Above is a genomic segment from Pseudomonas sp. R5-89-07 containing:
- the ppc gene encoding phosphoenolpyruvate carboxylase, which codes for MSDIDARLREDVHLLGELLGNTIREQYGDDFLDKIEQIRKGAKADRRGAGDELSASLNQLQEDELLPVARAFNQFLNLANIAEQYQLIHRRDESQPAPFESRVLPQLLARLQSEGHSDESLARQLARLDIELVLTAHPTEVARRTLIQKYDAIAAQLALQDHRDLTGAERDQIRERLQRLIAEAWHTEEIRRVRPTPVDEAKWGFAVIEHSLWQAIPNYLRKADQALHAATGLRLPLTAAPIRFASWMGGDRDGNPNVTAPVTREVLLLARWMAADLYLRDVDQLASELSMQQASPALQAQVGESVEPYRAVLKQLRERLRATRQWAHASLTASTPAPAQVLQDNRDLLGPLELCYQSLHECGMGVIADGPLLDCLRRAVTFGLFLVRLDVRQDSTRHASAMTEITDYLGLGRYEDWDEDTRIGFLSKELTNRRPLLPGYFKPSADTAEVLNTCREIAAAPAASLGSYVISMAGAASDVLAVQLLLKESGVQRPMRVVPLFETLADLDNAGPVMERLLQLPGYRARLQGPQEVMIGYSDSAKDAGTTAAAWAQYRAQERLVEICREQQVELLLFHGRGGTVGRGGGPAHAAILSQPPGSVAGRFRTTEQGEMIRFKFGLPDIAEQNLNLYLAAVLEATLLPPPPPEPAWRHLMDELAADGVSAYRAVVRENPQFVEYFRQSTPEQELGRLPLGSRPAKRRAGGIESLRAIPWIFGWTQTRLMLPAWLGWEAALSKALERGEGQLLGQMREQWPFFRTRIDMLEMVLAKADADIARLYDERLVQPDLLPLGAHLRDLLSQACDVVLGLTGQSQLLAHSPDTLEFIRLRNTYLDPLHLLQAELLARSRQREAAQGSPLEQALLVSVAGIAAGLRNTG